Part of the Propionimicrobium sp. PCR01-08-3 genome, CAGCTTCACCGCGCTGGTCGTGGTGGGCGATGGCGAAGGCACCGTGGGCGTCGGCTATGGCAAGGCCAAGGAGGTGCCCGCGGCAATCGCCAAGGGCGTCGAGGAGGCCAAGAAGCATTTCTTCAAGGTGCCGATGGTGCAGCGCACCATTCCACACGAGGTCACCGGGGAGCGCGCGGCCGGCGTCGTGCTGCTGCGTCCGGCATCTCCCGGTACCGGTGTGATCGCCGGCGGGTCGGCTCGCGCGGTGCTGGAATGCGCAGGCATCCAGGACGTGCTCGCCAAGTCCCTCGGCTCGCCGAACTCGATCAACGTGGTGCACGCGACCGTTGCGGCTCTCCAGCAGTTGGAGGAGCCGGAGCAGATCGC contains:
- the rpsE gene encoding 30S ribosomal protein S5 — translated: MSETQRGSGRQGQRRGRDDRRGRDQNNDRDKKDQYLERVVSINRVAKVVQGGRRFSFTALVVVGDGEGTVGVGYGKAKEVPAAIAKGVEEAKKHFFKVPMVQRTIPHEVTGERAAGVVLLRPASPGTGVIAGGSARAVLECAGIQDVLAKSLGSPNSINVVHATVAALQQLEEPEQIARRRGKSVEEVAPAALLKARKEGANA